One Nocardioidaceae bacterium SCSIO 66511 genomic window carries:
- a CDS encoding helix-turn-helix transcriptional regulator, which produces MPTYRLSEAAQLLGVSIDTVRRWADQKRFTPTSTEGGRAAIDGEDLARLAREEAHLPEAGGGSGSASARNRLRGIVTSVTKDTVMAQVEMCCGPYRVVSLLSAEAVDDLGLAPGSVATAVVKATNVVVEVD; this is translated from the coding sequence ATGCCGACGTACCGTCTATCGGAAGCAGCGCAACTGCTCGGAGTCAGCATCGACACCGTCCGGCGCTGGGCCGACCAGAAACGTTTCACGCCCACCAGCACCGAAGGCGGCCGGGCCGCGATCGACGGCGAGGACCTCGCCCGGCTGGCCCGCGAGGAGGCACATCTGCCGGAGGCGGGCGGCGGATCCGGCAGTGCAAGCGCGCGCAACCGTCTGCGCGGAATCGTCACCTCGGTCACCAAGGACACCGTGATGGCGCAGGTCGAGATGTGCTGTGGTCCGTACCGCGTGGTGTCGCTGTTGAGCGCCGAGGCCGTCGACGACCTCGGTCTCGCGCCCGGGTCCGTCGCCACAGCCGTCGTCAAAGCAACAAATGTCGTCGTGGAGGTCGACTGA
- the modA gene encoding molybdate ABC transporter substrate-binding protein has product MSIKKVASVFAVSGVVLFGVTACGGDDDSGGSGDSGGSLTVLAASSLTEAFGELEKTFESEHDVDVEISYDSSSVLADQVIEGAPADVLATADEQTMQTVVDEGLTEGDPVTFAQNTLTIVTPPDNPAGIKSLKDFGGDTKFAVCVPEAPCGDASKKLLELNNITADAATEEQNVKDVLTKVTAGEVDAGLVYVSDAQAAGDDVSTVDAENSSEVVNSDPIAVLSDAGDSDLAQEWVDLVTSDEGQQVLKSYGFQPGA; this is encoded by the coding sequence ATGAGCATCAAGAAGGTGGCGAGCGTATTCGCCGTGAGCGGGGTTGTCCTGTTCGGGGTCACGGCGTGCGGTGGTGACGACGATTCGGGCGGCAGCGGCGATTCGGGCGGCAGCCTCACGGTACTGGCCGCGTCGTCCCTCACCGAGGCGTTCGGTGAGCTGGAGAAAACCTTCGAGTCCGAACACGACGTCGATGTCGAGATCTCGTACGACTCGTCGTCGGTGCTCGCCGACCAGGTCATCGAGGGAGCACCGGCAGATGTGCTCGCGACCGCGGACGAGCAGACGATGCAGACCGTCGTCGACGAGGGCTTGACCGAAGGCGATCCGGTGACGTTCGCCCAGAACACCCTCACGATCGTCACGCCCCCCGACAATCCGGCAGGCATCAAGAGCCTGAAGGACTTCGGCGGCGATACGAAGTTCGCAGTCTGCGTGCCGGAGGCGCCGTGCGGCGATGCGAGTAAGAAGCTGCTCGAGCTCAACAACATCACCGCGGATGCCGCAACCGAAGAACAGAACGTCAAGGACGTACTCACCAAAGTGACGGCCGGCGAGGTCGACGCCGGCCTGGTGTACGTAAGCGATGCGCAGGCGGCGGGCGACGACGTCTCCACTGTCGATGCCGAGAACTCCTCCGAGGTCGTCAACTCCGATCCGATCGCGGTGCTCTCCGATGCCGGTGACTCCGACCTCGCCCAAGAGTGGGTCGATCTCGTGACGAGCGACGAAGGCCAGCAGGTACTGAAGTCCTATGGGTTCCAGCCAGGCGCCTGA
- a CDS encoding ABC transporter permease: MGSSQAPDRETPALGRAPAVLVVLSGLALVVLLLPVVALLVRTPWTQLVERLGTQEILDALRLSLVSATVAAALCLVLGVPLAWLLARVEFRGRPLVRAFVTVPLVLPPVVGGIALLMAFGRRGVVGQPMYEAFGITIPFTLTAVVLAQTFVALPFLVISVEGALRSADRRYDEVAATLGAGRWSTFRTVTLPLAAPGLISGAVLAWARALGEFGATITFAGNFPGTTRTMPLQIYTARQADEGAALVLSAILLAISVLVLASLRERWIGGTPP; this comes from the coding sequence ATGGGTTCCAGCCAGGCGCCTGATCGCGAGACTCCGGCGCTCGGCCGGGCGCCCGCCGTACTGGTGGTGCTGTCCGGCCTCGCGCTCGTGGTCCTACTGCTCCCCGTCGTCGCCCTGCTCGTACGCACGCCGTGGACGCAGCTGGTCGAACGACTCGGCACACAGGAGATCCTCGATGCGCTGCGGTTGAGTCTGGTCTCGGCCACCGTCGCCGCGGCCCTCTGCCTGGTGCTCGGAGTCCCGCTGGCCTGGCTGCTCGCCCGCGTGGAGTTCCGGGGACGGCCGCTCGTACGAGCCTTCGTCACCGTGCCGCTGGTGCTCCCGCCCGTGGTCGGCGGCATCGCCCTGCTGATGGCGTTCGGTCGTCGGGGCGTTGTCGGACAGCCGATGTACGAGGCTTTCGGAATCACGATCCCGTTCACGCTCACCGCAGTCGTGCTCGCGCAGACGTTCGTGGCACTGCCGTTCTTGGTGATCAGCGTCGAGGGTGCGCTTCGCTCCGCGGACCGGCGCTACGACGAGGTCGCGGCAACGCTCGGCGCCGGACGCTGGTCGACCTTCCGCACCGTGACACTCCCGTTGGCCGCCCCGGGCTTGATCAGCGGTGCCGTGCTCGCTTGGGCGCGGGCACTCGGCGAGTTCGGTGCGACGATCACGTTCGCGGGCAACTTCCCCGGCACGACACGCACCATGCCGCTGCAGATCTACACGGCCCGCCAGGCCGACGAGGGCGCAGCGCTGGTGCTCAGCGCGATTCTGCTCGCGATCAGCGTGCTCGTGCTGGCGAGCCTGCGCGAGCGATGGATCGGAGGTACGCCGCCGTGA
- a CDS encoding ATP-binding cassette domain-containing protein, giving the protein MDRRYAAVMLDAEIGLARGTFELDVRVQAESGTIVALLGPNGAGKSTVVRALAGLSPLRTGHITLAGETLERPATNVRMTAQDRRIGMVFQDPLLFPNLTARDNVAYGPRRRGASREAARRTADEWLRRTSLEELAARKPAQLSGGQRQRVAIARALATEPRMLLLDEPTSALDVSVTLELRHFLLRRLREFDGVTVLVTHDALDALVLADQVVVIDGGRVSQSGPPREVASRPRSEHVASLMGLNLLRGRASGTTVRLGDDSQLVTASSHDGDVFASFAPHAVTLSRVRPETSARNAWGVRVAGLAPHGDAVRVHLTGPVQLIADVTPTAVAELELTNGTQVWATVKATEVAVYQA; this is encoded by the coding sequence ATGGATCGGAGGTACGCCGCCGTGATGCTCGACGCCGAGATCGGCCTTGCCAGGGGAACGTTCGAGCTCGACGTACGAGTTCAGGCCGAATCGGGCACGATCGTCGCCTTGCTCGGCCCGAACGGCGCCGGCAAGAGCACCGTCGTACGCGCACTCGCCGGCCTCAGCCCGCTGCGCACCGGCCACATCACGCTCGCCGGCGAGACGTTGGAAAGACCCGCGACGAACGTGCGCATGACCGCGCAGGATCGCCGAATCGGCATGGTGTTCCAGGACCCGCTGCTCTTTCCCAATCTGACGGCGCGCGACAACGTCGCCTACGGTCCCCGTCGACGTGGCGCCTCCCGCGAGGCGGCCCGTCGGACGGCCGACGAGTGGCTTCGGCGTACCTCACTCGAGGAGTTGGCCGCACGTAAGCCCGCTCAGTTGTCCGGAGGACAACGTCAACGGGTTGCGATCGCCCGAGCACTCGCAACCGAGCCACGAATGCTGCTGCTCGATGAGCCGACCTCGGCGCTCGACGTCTCTGTGACCCTCGAGCTACGCCACTTCCTGCTGCGGCGGCTACGCGAGTTCGACGGCGTCACCGTGCTGGTGACCCATGACGCTCTTGACGCGCTCGTCCTCGCCGACCAGGTCGTGGTCATCGACGGCGGGCGTGTCTCGCAGTCCGGTCCGCCGCGAGAGGTCGCGAGCCGCCCCCGAAGCGAGCACGTCGCGTCGCTGATGGGTTTGAACCTGTTGCGCGGGCGAGCGTCGGGCACCACTGTCCGATTGGGCGATGACTCCCAGCTGGTCACCGCCTCCTCGCATGACGGCGATGTGTTCGCATCGTTCGCACCGCACGCCGTCACGTTGTCGCGGGTACGCCCGGAGACGAGCGCGCGTAACGCGTGGGGCGTACGCGTCGCCGGTCTCGCGCCGCACGGCGACGCAGTACGCGTACACCTCACCGGGCCGGTGCAACTGATCGCCGACGTGACGCCGACCGCCGTCGCCGAGCTGGAGCTGACGAACGGCACGCAGGTGTGGGCGACCGTCAAGGCGACCGAGGTCGCGGTGTACCAGGCATAG